Proteins encoded in a region of the Magallana gigas chromosome 8, xbMagGiga1.1, whole genome shotgun sequence genome:
- the LOC105324636 gene encoding organic cation transporter protein produces the protein MADPAMVANLQEDVDEILERVLVECGGLGKLQWILIFVVIGSKLAITWSMLMMTFAGATPDWWCAWQNQTSGFNDSYVESLKTCSPPANYSVGDTCMSIRFSDDKNTIVNEWNLICDEEWIASTITTIQMGGLLASGFIAGQIADLIGRKPTFFLSLLLLTVSNLVCGFAVSWQMFAAARFVIGLACGMYLTVFFNFVLEFIPIRYRAMIMAIPAWPVFAALNGLVSWWLRDWQYLHYASAIITVPFLFGVFVVPESFRWLVSHYKTKQAEVVIARIAAVNGKKKPDVTKLIEITRKEEEMKQDKKYSILDIFRHKSLMKHSFLLWFIWLASGYSYYAISFGVEELSGDLYLNMFLLSAVEIPAQAVTWFFNNCIGRKWTCCLFYMIAALGGLAVGVVQVLNPANSSVIINGCAMVAKLGVAAAWAALMTFTTETYPTVVRNIGYGCANSISRVGAMVAPQIVQLSKSVSGLMYFLCGTLMFLSSISAALVPETKGKVMENQIRKSGKADVYKLESGSVNAEKKITI, from the exons ATGGCGGACCCTGCCATGGTGGCCAACCTCCAAGAGGATGTGGACGAGATATTGGAGCGCGTGCTCGTGGAATGTGGCGGTCTTGGGAAACTGCAATGGATTCTGATATTCGTCGTCATCGGGAGCAAGCTCGCTATCACGTGGAGCATGCTGATGATGACGTTCGCAGGTGCGACTCCAGATTGGTGGTGCGCATGGCAAAACCAAACTTCCGGTTTCAATGACAGTTACGTGGAATCTTTGAAAACGTGCAGTCCTCCAGCGAACTACTCGGTCGGAGACACGTGTATGTCGATTCGCTTCAGTGATGATAAGAACACGATTGTGAATGAG TGGAACTTGATTTGTGACGAGGAATGGATCGCCTCCACCATCACTACCATCCAGATGGGAGGACTCCTGGCCAGCGGCTTCATAGCCGGGCAAATCGCAGACCTGATCGGCCGGAAACCGACCTTCTTCCTGTCCCTTCTCTTGCTGACTGTCAGTAACCTCGTCTGTGGTTTCGCCGTCTCGTGGCAGATGTTCGCCGCTGCTCGCTTCGTCATCGGCCTGGCTTGCGGGATGTACCTGACGGTGTTCTTTAACTTCGTGCTGGAGTTTATCCCCATCCGGTACCGGGCCATGATTATGGCTATCCCTGCATGGCCGGTGTTTGCTGCGCTGAATGGCCTGGTTTCGTGGTGGCTGAGAGATTGGCAATATCTTCACTATGCATCCGCTATAATCACCGTACCATTTTTATTTGGAGTTTT tgtagTTCCGGAGAGCTTTCGCTGGCTTGTGTCTCACTATAAGACGAAACAGGCGGAAGTGGTGATCGCTCGAATTGCTGCCGTCAACGGCAAAAAGAAACCGGACGTGACGAAACTTATTGAAATAACCCGGAAAGAGGAAGAAATGAAGCAAGACAAGAAATACTCCATTCTTGATATTTTCCGACATAAATCGCTGATGAAGCATTCATTCCTGTTATGGTTTATATG GCTTGCCAGTGGCTACTCCTACTACGCAATATCGTTCGGGGTTGAAGAACTTTCGGGAGACCTCTACTTAAACATGTTCCTACTGAGTGCGGTCGAAATTCCGGCACAAGCTGTCACGTGGTTCTTCAATAATTG CATCGGAAGAAAGTGGACCTGCTGCTTGTTTTACATGATCGCTGCTCTGGGAGGTTTGGCCGTTGGGGTAGTGCAAGTTCTCA ATCCAGCAAACAGCTCGGTTATTATAAATGGATGCGCGATGGTGGCAAAACTGGGTGTGGCTGCGGCGTGGGCGGCGTTAATGACGTTTACAACGGAAACGTACCCAACGGTTGTCAG AAATATAGGATATGGGTGTGCCAATTCTATTTCCCGTGTTGGTGCTATGGTTGCCCCGCAAATTGTTCAATTA agTAAATCTGTTTCCGGTTTAATGTACTTTCTATGCGGGACTTTGATGTTTTTGTCCTCCATATCTGCAGCGCTAGTTCCGGAAACAAAAGGAAAAGTCATGGAAAATCAGATCCGGAAGTCCGGAAAAGCGGACGTGTACAAACTTGAGAGTG GTTCAgtaaatgcagaaaaaaagataacaatATAG
- the LOC105345908 gene encoding solute carrier family 22 member 6-A, whose translation MANEVNNLLENVLEETGGLGRFQFILIALINVCKVPVTWSVLMMMFGGATPDWWCGGSRNSSLANQNTDSLNGSEWLMTSSYQVCSVNGSVACDDRYFDPDMNTVISEWGLVCGESWVPGVIISIQMVGLLTSGYLSGQLADLFGRRLILFLAILLNSITNFAAAFSSSWQMFAGFRFLIGFSCGLYLATYLTYLIEFTPQKYRPMIQAVPSWSLGAAAYGLLSWLLHDWRYLQMLTGAVGLPFLACWIFIPESFRWLVSHKKIDKAKEVIEKIAKLNRVAAPDLKEIEVALQKSHTVDRKYTVLDICRHGYLLKRAAVVSFAWIAMAYNYYGISFGVDKLSGSLYLNMFILSVLEFPGAFLSWFFMNKIGRRKSYFIFTMLSTAGAVAVGVTENLEFTNQGSVINGFAFLTKIGGGLAWSCVFIITTESYPTVLRTTGYGLASSLCRIGPILAPLSLSLSATLPGFLYFSCGAVSFISGLSIFCIAETKDKALEDLIGSGHVEETVIVADSETVVETSK comes from the exons ATGGCAAACGAGGTTAACAATCTCTTGGAGAATGTGCTAGAGGAAACGGGAGGGTTAGGCCGATTTCAGTTCATCCTCATCGCGCTTATCAATGTGTGTAAGGTTCCGGTCACGTGGTCTGTGTTAATGATGATGTTTGGAGGAGCGACCCCCGACTGGTGGTGCGGCGGATCCAGGAATAGTTCTCTAGCAAATCAAAACACAGATTCTCTTAATGGCAGCGAGTGGTTAATGACGTCATCGTATCAAGTGTGTAGTGTAAACGGTTCCGTCGCCTGTGATGATAGGTATTTCGATCCCGATATGAATACCGTTATAAGCGAG tgGGGTCTGGTGTGTGGTGAGAGCTGGGTCCCTGGTGTCATTATCAGTATACAAATGGTGGGACTATTGACCAGTGGGTACCTATCGGGCCAGCTAGCAGACTTATTCGGGAGGCGGTTGATTCTCTTTCTAGCCATTCTATTGAACTCCATCACAAACTTTGCCGCTGCTTTCTCAAGCTCTTGGCAGATGTTCGCTGGCTTCCGGTTCCTGATTGGCTTTTCTTGCGGTCTTTATCTGGCGACCTACCTGACTTACCTCATTGAGTTCACCCCTCAAAAATACCGACCGATGATCCAAGCTGTGCCCTCGTGGTCTCTCGGTGCCGCTGCATACGGGCTCTTGTCATGGTTACTTCATGATTGGAGATATTTACAAATGCTTACAGGGGCCGTTGGGTTACCTTTCTTGGCCTGCTGGAT cTTTATTCCAGAAAGTTTCCGATGGCTGGTTTCTCATAAGAAAATAGATAAAGCAAAGGAAGTGATCGAGAAAATAGCAAAGTTGAACAGAGTTGCGGCACCTGACCTAAAGGAAATAGAGGTCGCTTTACAAAAGTCGCACACGGTCGACCGGAAGTACACTGTACTTGACATTTGTAGACACGGTTATTTGCTGAAGAGAGCTGCAGTAGTCTCATTTGCTTG GATAGCTATGGCCTACAATTATTATGGAATTTCCTTTGGAGTAGACAAGTTATCTGGGAGCTTGTACCTAAACATGTTTATTCTAAGCGTGTTAGAATTTCCGGGAGCTTTCCTGTCCTGGTTTTTCATGAACAA AATTGGACGCCGGAAGTCCTACTTTATCTTCACCATGCTGTCGACTGCTGGGGCCGTAGCCGTTGGAGTGACTGAAAACTTAG AATTTACCAATCAAGGCTCAGTCATCAATGGCTTTGCTTTCTTGACAAAAATTGGCGGAGGCCTCGCGTGGTCGTGTGTGTTTATCATCACCACCGAGAGTTaccctactgtactaag GACAACCGGATATGGTTTGGCATCTTCTCTGTGCAGAATTGGTCCAATTCTTGCCCCGCTTTCCCTAAGTCTG aGCGCCACCCTTCCGGGCTTCCTGTACTTTTCCTGTGGCGCTGTGAGCTTTATTTCCGGTTTATCAATTTTCTGCATTGCTGAAACCAAGGACAAGGCGCTGGAGGATCTAATCGGCTCGGGTCACGTGGAAGAGACAGTTATAGTGGCTGACAGTGAGACCGTCGTCGAAACATCGAAGTGA
- the LOC105339738 gene encoding uncharacterized protein — translation MCDSQSYVNLLTENENIGTKCVQHTEQHLTRFCKSCKVLACDLCWTEQHINHEQADVMKVAEELRIQLAQRMDYVKKIVIPAKTRASQEIHMNREEYLKHGAYLRLEITDRTKLLKSQLDFTCEGILHELQDREDSDIKSLDSSALATKEELKQISSLLFECDSAMREENDKLFVKSAQELIFKLSSVKIQNPFKPVRPPTFVTSDSINRNAIEKLYGYLQQDSSSALIETKKTLENRDLHNHVKVIIGHVTTLSLTNNDAAYCIRTLPNGHAWVGTGAQSVRLVNSKGDVFNEVFLDFYPYNLAILGNALLLSNGQTIKSIQDGEMTEFYNAAPFYSQGISRTRKNEILACLAKRNEGKILRLDASGKILQKIQFDANGHHLYRSPTKVSESPLNGDICVADSAENSVIVVDKEGNLRFTYRGLKGDTFSPFYVTHDSFGNILIGDNSHFRIHLVDQDGVFLQYILTVEDGLYSPWGLDVDENQSLWVGTLSSKIWIVEYIGQ, via the coding sequence ATGTGCGACAGCCAGAGTTACGTAAATCTTCTTACGGAGAACGAAAACATTGGGACAAAATGTGTGCAACATACAGAGCAACATTTAACAAGGTTCTGCAAAAGCTGCAAAGTTCTTGCTTGTGACCTGTGCTGGACAGAGCAACACATAAACCACGAGCAAGCAGACGTGATGAAAGTCGCCGAGGAACTGAGAATTCAGCTTGCGCAACGAATGGATTATGTTAAAAAGATTGTCATCCCGGCAAAGACAAGAGCGTCTCAAGAGATTCACATGAACAGAGAAGAGTACCTTAAACATGGCGCCTATCTTCGGCTGGAGATCACGGACAGAACGAAGCTCCTAAAATCCCAGCTAGATTTTACATGTGAAGGAATCCTGCACGAATTGCAAGATCGAGAGGACTCTGACATCAAGTCCTTAGATTCCTCTGCTCTTGCAACAAAAGAGGAACTCAAACAAATTTCTTCATTACTTTTTGAGTGTGATTCGGCAATGCGAGAAGAAAACGACAAGCTTTTTGTAAAATCTGCACAAGAACTAATCTTTAAACTGTCGAGTGTCAAGATTCAAAATCCGTTTAAGCCCGTTCGCCCTCCGACCTTTGTGACGAGTGATTCTATAAATAGAAATGCTATTGAAAAATTGTACGGATACCTTCAGCAAGACAGTTCAAGTGCTCttattgaaactaaaaaaacaCTTGAAAATCGGGACTTACATAATCACGTCAAAGTGATTATAGGTCACGTGACAACCTTATCACTCACAAACAACGATGCGGCATATTGCATTCGAACATTACCGAATGGTCACGCATGGGTTGGCACAGGAGCTCAGTCGGTTCGACTGGTGAATTCCAAGGGTGACGTTTTCAATGAGGTGTTTTTAGATTTCTATCCCTACAATCTAGCTATTTTGGGAAATGCTTTGCTCCTTTCAAATGGACAAACAATCAAAAGTATACAAGATGGTGAAATGACGGAGTTTTACAACGCAGCGCCATTCTACTCTCAAGGAATCAGCAGAACGAGAAAGAACGAGATTCTTGCGTGTTTAGCAAAACGAAACGAGGGGAAAATTCTACGTTTGGATGCCTCTGGCAAGATCTTGCAAAAAATTCAGTTCGATGCTAACGGACACCATTTGTATCGAAGTCCGACGAAAGTTTCCGAAAGTCCACTTAACGGTGATATTTGTGTGGCAGACTCAGCCGAAAATAGTGTCATAGTTGTTGATAAAGAAGGAAACCTCCGTTTCACTTACAGAGGGTTGAAGGGGGACACCTTTTCGCCATTTTACGTTACCCATGATTCCTTTGGAAATATTCTGATAGGTGACAATAGCCACTTCCGCATTCACCTTGTGGACCAAGATGGCGTCTTTCTCCAGTATATACTCACGGTGGAGGACGGTCTGTACTCACCCTGGGGCCTCGATGTGGATGAGAACCAGAGCCTGTGGGTGGGGACACTGTCCAGCAAAATCTGGATAGTGGAGTATATTGGTCAATAA